In the Paroedura picta isolate Pp20150507F chromosome 15, Ppicta_v3.0, whole genome shotgun sequence genome, one interval contains:
- the RAD51D gene encoding DNA repair protein RAD51 homolog 4: protein MLLRVGLCLGLTAEMVQQLKDNGVKTVMDLVSSDLEMIARKCSLSYKALVAVRRVLLAQFSSFPVNGADLYEELKSSTAILSTGSKSLDKLLDGGLYTGEVMELTGSPGSGKTQVCLHIAASVSENLKRGVLYVDSTGGFTATRLLQLLEGRTEAEEGQVEALQRIQVARVFDAYKLLDVLHEFHRTMAQEVISVSAPVNILVVDSASAVIYPLLGIRQPDGMALMMHVARELKTLAKELGLAVVVTNHVTRDASSGQIKPALGHSWSFVPSTRVLLENDKESCGKPSGRRVVSLTKSPRQPVGIQVDLDLENWEPVEGAC, encoded by the exons ATGCTCCTCCGTGTGGGGCTCTGCCTTGGCCTCACGGCTGAGATGGTGCAGCAGCTGAAAGACAACGGTGTCAAAACAG TGATGGACCTTGTCTCGTCAGATCTGGAGATGATTGCTCGGAAATGTTCTTTATCGTACAAG GCCTTGGTTGCTGTTCGGCGTGTGTTGCTGGCTcagttttcttccttccctgtcaACGGTGCCGATCTCTACGAAGAGCTCAAGAGCTCCACCGCCATCTTATCTACGGGGAGCAAAAG TTTAGACAAACTTCTGGATGGGGGCTTGTACACCGGGGAGGTGATGGAGCTTACGGGATCACCCGGGAGTGGCAAAACGCAG GTGTGCCTCCACATTGCAGCGTCCGTCTCCGAAAACCTCAAGCGGGGGGTCCTGTACGTCGATTCCACCGGGGGCTTCACAGCCACTCGCTTGCTGCAGTTGCTGGAGGGCAGGACAGAGGCCGAGGAAGGACAG GTGGAGGCGCTCCAGAGGATCCAAGTGGCTCGTGTGTTCGATGCCTACAAGCTGCTGGATGTCTTGCATGAATTCCATCGCACAATGGCTCAGGAG GTTATAAGTGTGTCTGCGCCGGTGAATATTCTAGTGGTGGATTCTGCCTCTGCTGTGATTTACCCTCTCTTGGGAATCCGGCAGCCTGATG GCATGGCCCTCATGATGCACGTGGCTCGGGAGCTGAAGACGCTGGCCAAGGAGCTTGGGCTGGCCGTTGTG GTGACCAATCACGTGACTCGAGACGCTAGCAGTGGGCAAATCAAACCGGCGCTGGGTCATTCCTGGAGCTTCGTGCCTAGTACTCGAGTGCTGTTAGAGAACGACAAGGAGTCTTGTGGGAAACCCAGCGGCCGTCGAGTTGTGTCCTTGACAAAATCCCCTCGGCAG CCAGTTGGGATTCAGGTGGATCTGGACCTTGAGAACTGGGAACCGGTGGAAGGCGCTTGTTAA